A genomic window from Caballeronia sp. SBC1 includes:
- a CDS encoding ABC transporter ATP-binding protein, producing the protein MASLSIRDVYKTYANGVPVLKGVNIDIEDGQFLILVGGSGCGKSTLLNMIAGLETVTKGDIMIDGKTVNNLSPKDRDIAMVFQSYALYPSMTVRENISFGLNIRKVPKDEQKAIVTRVSDTLQIQHLLDRKPGQLSGGQRQRVAMGRALARDPVMFLFDEPLSNLDAKLRIEMRSEIKLLHQRLGTTIVYVTHDQIEAMTLGDRIAVMKDGVVQQFGAPQDIYDSPANLFVAGFIGAPPMNFIDGKLVENGSGIGLEIDTGVARNVLNLPFDAAAVRGKVGQNVILGLRPERITDARSAHNVEDARLQPIEVKIDVIEPTGPDTLVFTQVNGKRVVSRVHPASNPQPLTNMTLLFDVSKAVLFDSKTEERLA; encoded by the coding sequence ATGGCAAGCCTTTCAATCCGTGACGTATACAAGACTTATGCGAACGGCGTCCCCGTTCTGAAGGGCGTGAACATCGACATCGAGGACGGTCAGTTCCTGATCCTCGTTGGCGGTTCGGGCTGCGGCAAGTCCACGTTGCTCAATATGATCGCCGGACTGGAAACAGTCACCAAGGGCGACATCATGATCGACGGCAAGACGGTGAACAACCTCTCGCCGAAGGATCGCGACATTGCGATGGTATTCCAGTCGTATGCGCTGTATCCGTCCATGACCGTGCGCGAGAACATCTCGTTCGGGCTGAACATTCGCAAGGTGCCGAAGGATGAGCAGAAGGCGATTGTGACGCGCGTGTCGGACACGCTGCAGATCCAGCATTTGCTCGATCGCAAGCCGGGCCAGTTGTCGGGCGGTCAGCGTCAGCGAGTGGCAATGGGCCGTGCGCTGGCGCGCGATCCGGTGATGTTCCTGTTCGACGAGCCGTTGTCGAACCTGGACGCGAAGCTGCGGATCGAAATGCGCTCTGAGATCAAGCTGCTGCATCAGCGCCTTGGCACGACGATTGTGTATGTGACGCACGATCAGATTGAAGCCATGACGCTCGGCGACCGGATCGCGGTGATGAAGGATGGCGTGGTGCAGCAGTTTGGCGCTCCGCAGGATATTTACGATTCGCCGGCGAACTTGTTCGTGGCGGGTTTTATTGGCGCGCCGCCGATGAATTTTATCGATGGAAAGCTGGTCGAGAACGGGTCGGGCATCGGGCTGGAGATTGATACGGGCGTAGCGCGCAACGTGCTGAACCTGCCGTTCGATGCTGCTGCGGTCCGCGGCAAGGTCGGCCAGAACGTGATTCTTGGCTTGCGTCCGGAGCGGATCACGGATGCTCGTAGCGCGCATAACGTGGAAGATGCTCGGCTGCAGCCGATTGAGGTGAAGATCGATGTGATCGAACCTACGGGCCCGGATACGCTGGTGTTCACGCAAGTGAACGGCAAGCGCGTGGTGAGCCGCGTGCACCCGGCGAGCAACCCGCAACCGCTGACGAACATGACGCTGTTGTTCGATGTATCGAAAGCCGTGTTGTTCGATTCGAAGACGGAAGAACGGTTGGCTTGA
- a CDS encoding ATP-binding cassette domain-containing protein, producing MTTPILEVRDVSIRFGGVEALKHVSLQLLPGEVLALAGDNGAGKSTLIKIISGVYRADQGELLFDGAPLQLRDPQDARAQGIETIYQDLALADNLDVGSNIFLGREPTRRQLGFQVIDRPRMAQVAREVLKRLDIVIPERKLGGPVKMLSGGQRQAIAIGRAIYWNARVLIMDEPTAALGVPEQRKVMELITALKAQGVSVLLISHNLHDIFAIADRIVVLRRGEVAGERQVQQTNGDEIVHLMVGDTYVSP from the coding sequence ATGACCACGCCGATCCTGGAGGTGCGCGATGTGTCGATCCGCTTTGGCGGCGTGGAGGCGCTCAAGCACGTTTCGTTGCAGTTGCTGCCGGGCGAAGTGCTGGCGCTTGCCGGCGACAACGGTGCGGGCAAGTCGACGTTGATCAAGATCATTTCAGGCGTCTATCGGGCCGACCAGGGCGAACTGCTGTTCGACGGCGCGCCGTTGCAATTGCGCGATCCGCAAGACGCACGCGCCCAAGGGATCGAGACGATCTACCAGGACCTCGCGCTGGCGGACAACCTGGACGTTGGCAGCAATATTTTTCTCGGACGAGAACCGACACGTCGGCAGCTAGGCTTCCAGGTGATCGACCGGCCCCGCATGGCGCAAGTCGCACGCGAGGTGCTGAAGCGCCTCGACATCGTGATTCCCGAGCGCAAGCTCGGCGGTCCGGTGAAGATGCTCTCAGGCGGACAGCGGCAGGCCATCGCAATCGGCCGGGCCATTTACTGGAACGCCCGGGTGCTCATCATGGACGAGCCCACCGCCGCGCTGGGCGTGCCCGAGCAGCGCAAGGTAATGGAGTTGATCACAGCGTTGAAGGCCCAGGGCGTCTCCGTGCTCCTGATCTCGCACAATCTGCACGACATCTTTGCAATCGCCGATCGCATTGTTGTGCTGCGGCGCGGCGAGGTGGCCGGCGAACGGCAGGTCCAGCAAACCAATGGCGATGAAATCGTGCACCTGATGGTCGGCGATACCTACGTGAGCCCCTGA
- a CDS encoding Bcr/CflA family multidrug efflux MFS transporter, whose translation MPEIIKRRADRRLILLLGALAACGPLSIDMYLPSLPALAVSFGTTAAAAQITLTSFMLGFSLGMLVYGPLSDAYGRRPVLLGGIVLYTLASVGCALSFSIDSLVLLRFLQALGAGSVSVLARAIARDAHAPSDAARVLSMLAIVTSIGPLLAPLIGGQLLLLGGWRAVFVTLTLFGTVCAVTTYLRVPETWPREKRATSALGRSFAAYGRLLTDPVTWGHTLCGGMAFASMFAYITATPFVYIDYFHVKPQHYGFFFGLNIIGIIGWNVVNTRLVGALGSLKLISIASFVSVIAALATAFVCITGFGGLWSIVGCLFFVVGVVGLLSANCTTDLMHRYPHNAGAAAAVFGAVQLALGALASVAVGMFHDGTPQGMGIVIGVTGVLTFVGRTLVLRWHGTPVRASRAG comes from the coding sequence ATGCCCGAAATCATCAAGCGCCGTGCCGATCGCCGACTGATCCTGTTGCTCGGCGCGCTGGCGGCGTGCGGTCCGCTTTCCATCGATATGTATCTGCCGAGCCTGCCGGCGCTCGCCGTCTCGTTCGGCACGACCGCTGCCGCCGCGCAGATCACGCTGACCAGTTTCATGCTGGGTTTCTCGCTCGGCATGCTCGTGTACGGCCCGCTCTCCGACGCCTACGGTCGCCGGCCGGTGCTGCTCGGCGGCATCGTGTTGTACACGCTTGCGAGCGTGGGGTGCGCGCTGTCGTTTTCCATCGATTCACTGGTTTTGCTGCGTTTTCTTCAAGCGCTCGGAGCGGGCTCGGTCTCGGTGCTGGCGCGGGCGATTGCACGCGACGCCCACGCACCGTCGGACGCGGCCCGCGTGCTGTCCATGCTCGCTATTGTCACGTCGATCGGACCGCTGCTCGCGCCGCTGATAGGTGGCCAGTTGCTGCTGCTGGGCGGCTGGCGTGCGGTGTTCGTCACGCTGACGCTGTTCGGCACGGTATGCGCGGTGACCACGTATTTGCGGGTGCCGGAAACCTGGCCACGCGAGAAACGCGCGACATCGGCGCTTGGGCGCTCGTTCGCCGCCTACGGCCGTCTTCTCACCGATCCCGTCACGTGGGGCCACACGTTATGCGGCGGCATGGCGTTCGCTTCGATGTTCGCGTACATCACTGCCACGCCGTTTGTGTATATCGACTACTTTCATGTGAAGCCGCAGCACTACGGGTTTTTCTTCGGGCTGAACATTATCGGGATCATCGGCTGGAATGTGGTGAACACGCGGCTGGTCGGGGCGCTGGGATCGCTGAAACTGATCTCGATCGCGTCGTTCGTCAGCGTGATCGCGGCGTTGGCGACGGCGTTCGTATGCATCACCGGGTTCGGCGGATTGTGGTCAATTGTCGGTTGCCTGTTCTTCGTGGTCGGCGTCGTGGGTTTGTTGTCGGCCAATTGCACGACGGATTTGATGCATCGATATCCGCACAACGCGGGCGCTGCAGCGGCGGTGTTCGGTGCGGTGCAGTTGGCGCTTGGCGCGCTGGCGAGCGTTGCCGTCGGGATGTTCCACGACGGCACGCCGCAAGGGATGGGGATCGTGATCGGGGTGACGGGCGTGCTGACGTTTGTCGGCCGAACGCTGGTGCTGCGCTGGCATGGCACGCCGGTGCGGGCGAGTAGGGCGGGGTGA
- the hemL gene encoding glutamate-1-semialdehyde 2,1-aminomutase, whose product MSRNEALFERAQKTIPGGVNSPVRAFRSVGGTPRFIERAQGPHFWDADGKQYIDYIGSWGPMILGHVHPEVLEAVQRVLANGFSFGAPTESEIEIAEEICKLVPSIEQVRMVSSGTEATMSALRLARGFTKRDRIVKFEGCYHGHADSLLVKAGSGLLTFGNPTSAGVPADIAKHTTVLEYNNVEQLNEAFAAFGAEIASIIVEPVAGNMNLVKATPEFLQALRDRCDEYGSVLIFDEVMCGFRVALGGAQQVYGITADLTCLGKVIGGGMPAAAFGGRRDIMAHLAPLGGVYQAGTLSGNPIAVAAGLKTLQLIQAPGFYDTLTKQTRRLADGLAAVAKEAKVPFSADAIGGMFGLYFAERVPGSFAEVTQGDTKRFNAFFHEMLDAGVYFAPSAYEAGFVSIAHDDAVIDATLDAARGAFARLAA is encoded by the coding sequence ATGTCCAGAAATGAAGCTCTCTTTGAACGCGCCCAGAAAACCATTCCAGGCGGCGTGAACTCGCCGGTGCGCGCGTTTCGCTCGGTCGGCGGCACGCCGCGGTTCATCGAACGCGCGCAAGGTCCGCATTTCTGGGACGCCGATGGCAAGCAGTACATCGACTACATCGGTTCCTGGGGGCCGATGATTCTTGGTCACGTCCATCCTGAAGTGCTTGAGGCGGTGCAACGCGTGCTCGCGAACGGGTTTTCGTTCGGCGCGCCGACCGAATCCGAGATCGAGATCGCGGAAGAGATCTGCAAACTGGTGCCGTCGATAGAACAAGTGCGCATGGTGTCGAGCGGCACGGAAGCGACCATGAGCGCGTTGCGCCTGGCGCGTGGATTCACGAAGCGGGACCGGATCGTGAAGTTTGAAGGGTGTTATCACGGTCACGCGGACAGCCTGCTCGTGAAAGCGGGCTCAGGTCTGCTTACGTTCGGCAACCCTACGTCGGCAGGCGTTCCCGCCGATATCGCCAAGCACACGACCGTGCTCGAATACAACAACGTCGAACAACTCAACGAGGCGTTTGCCGCGTTCGGTGCGGAAATCGCGTCGATTATTGTTGAGCCGGTGGCCGGCAACATGAACCTCGTGAAAGCCACGCCCGAGTTCCTGCAAGCGCTGCGTGATCGCTGCGACGAGTACGGCTCGGTGCTGATTTTCGATGAGGTAATGTGCGGTTTTCGCGTGGCGCTGGGCGGCGCGCAGCAGGTCTACGGCATCACGGCAGACCTGACGTGTCTCGGCAAGGTGATCGGCGGCGGCATGCCGGCGGCGGCGTTCGGCGGACGCCGGGACATCATGGCGCATCTCGCGCCGCTCGGCGGTGTTTATCAGGCGGGCACGTTGTCGGGGAATCCGATCGCGGTCGCGGCCGGGTTGAAAACGCTGCAACTGATCCAGGCGCCGGGGTTCTACGACACGCTCACCAAGCAAACGCGTCGTCTCGCCGATGGCCTCGCGGCCGTTGCAAAGGAAGCGAAGGTGCCCTTCTCGGCGGACGCTATCGGCGGCATGTTCGGCCTGTATTTCGCCGAGCGCGTTCCGGGAAGCTTCGCTGAAGTCACGCAGGGCGACACGAAGCGCTTCAACGCGTTTTTCCACGAAATGCTCGACGCTGGTGTGTACTTCGCGCCCTCGGCGTATGAAGCGGGGTTTGTATCGATTGCCCATGACGACGCCGTGATCGACGCGACGCTCGACGCCGCTCGCGGCGCCTTCGCCCGTCTCGCCGCTTAA
- a CDS encoding ABC transporter substrate-binding protein has product MAFSLSGLAQADTAHPVVALLPGVVDPFYFTMHRGAERAAKEEHVELLFQVPKEWNTSEQVPILKAFIAKHPDVLLISPVDKQQLIGPLKEAADAGIKVITVDTYIGDGHYQTGKGDADFPLSYIASDNLEGGRVAARALAKAIGDKGTVYCENNKPGISSTDARAEGFAEEMKKHPNITVLQTLYNEDDANQAAAHVAAVLARNPNLAGVFGANTFSGSGAAQGVKAAGKQGVVKVVVFDAVPGIDKQIKSGLVDIAIAQRPDEIGYYGVKFAADVIHGKKIPTLKSTGFEVLDKNNIDRPDMQKYIYSN; this is encoded by the coding sequence ATGGCTTTTTCGCTGTCGGGACTCGCGCAGGCGGATACCGCCCATCCGGTGGTCGCACTCCTTCCCGGTGTGGTTGATCCGTTCTACTTCACAATGCATCGCGGCGCGGAAAGGGCCGCCAAGGAAGAGCACGTCGAGTTGCTGTTCCAGGTTCCCAAAGAGTGGAACACCAGTGAGCAAGTGCCGATCCTCAAGGCGTTTATCGCCAAACATCCTGACGTACTGCTGATTTCACCAGTCGACAAGCAACAACTCATTGGACCACTGAAGGAAGCCGCCGACGCCGGCATCAAGGTCATTACCGTCGACACTTATATTGGCGATGGACATTATCAGACGGGCAAGGGCGACGCGGATTTCCCTCTTTCTTATATCGCTTCAGACAACCTCGAAGGCGGCCGGGTCGCAGCACGCGCGCTCGCCAAAGCTATAGGTGACAAGGGCACGGTCTATTGCGAGAACAACAAGCCGGGTATATCGAGCACGGACGCGCGTGCTGAAGGCTTCGCGGAGGAGATGAAGAAGCACCCGAACATCACCGTGCTGCAAACGCTGTACAACGAGGACGACGCTAACCAGGCCGCTGCCCACGTAGCTGCGGTATTGGCGCGCAATCCGAATCTCGCTGGCGTGTTCGGCGCCAACACCTTCTCCGGCAGCGGTGCGGCCCAGGGCGTCAAGGCGGCGGGCAAACAAGGCGTCGTCAAGGTGGTCGTATTCGACGCGGTGCCGGGCATCGACAAGCAAATCAAGAGCGGCCTCGTCGATATCGCGATTGCGCAGCGCCCCGACGAAATCGGCTACTACGGCGTCAAGTTCGCCGCTGACGTCATTCACGGCAAGAAGATTCCCACCCTCAAGAGCACGGGTTTCGAGGTTCTCGATAAAAACAATATCGACCGGCCCGACATGCAGAAATACATCTATTCGAACTAG
- a CDS encoding prolyl oligopeptidase family protein, translated as MTQTFLADHPDLAWTSAPKKPSSDDPFIELEALDDARVDTWVDAQNARTTAAFGKTPETDALTARLKTAYTSQERIVSCSRYNDWGYNTWQDEVHPLGIVRRTLWSSWLAGTPEWQTILDVDQIDLNTTAAKDDIRWALHDFDMLYPTWDRALVSLSPGGSDACMVREFDIETQRFVEDGFTLPDVGKHGISWIDRDTVYVGWDDSAHSKKPALTTSGFPRQARKWKRGTKLADAPVVFEGKRRDVSAGVDYDQLEKLHLASRATSFFETLQYWLDETTGEWQQYDVPLHAELEHWNGWLFVTPRESYEAGATTYASGSLLVIRRDAFLKGARNFTVLFTPSGRTVLADIDFTKHWLVVSQMDDGSPRVELLAPPADHEGEWTRRHFALPSASQSYVDSIDSERDDTVLVHVEHFLTPPSLYYADFAQPESEWQLLARLPAQFDATGLVAERRHAISTDGVAIPYWLIGREANVKGHETAPCLLYGYGGFEVALDPHYDATTGIAWLESGGLYAVANIRGGGEFGPEWHQAAQREKRQVAFDDFIAIAEALVASGVTTSKQLAIRGGSNGGLLTGVMLVQRPELFGAVLSEVPLLDMARFHLLLQGASWIDEYGDPEEADDLRFLMTYSPYRNVKADAVYPPALFTSSATDDRVHPGHARKMAARMQALGHYRVWYLENRDGGHGAGVEAESIARVEATAFTFLQQMVGGA; from the coding sequence ATGACCCAAACCTTCCTCGCTGACCATCCTGACCTTGCGTGGACATCTGCGCCGAAAAAGCCCAGCTCCGACGACCCGTTCATCGAACTCGAAGCTCTCGACGATGCCCGCGTCGACACGTGGGTCGACGCGCAAAACGCCCGTACGACGGCCGCTTTCGGTAAAACGCCGGAAACCGATGCGCTGACCGCGCGTTTGAAAACCGCCTATACCTCGCAGGAACGAATCGTTTCGTGCTCTCGTTATAACGACTGGGGTTACAACACATGGCAGGACGAGGTTCATCCGCTCGGTATTGTCAGACGAACCCTCTGGTCATCGTGGCTCGCAGGCACGCCCGAATGGCAAACCATTTTGGACGTCGACCAGATCGACTTGAACACGACCGCCGCCAAAGACGATATCCGCTGGGCGCTGCACGATTTCGACATGCTCTACCCCACCTGGGACCGGGCGTTGGTCAGCCTGTCGCCGGGCGGCTCCGACGCATGCATGGTGCGCGAATTCGACATCGAAACGCAGCGCTTTGTAGAGGACGGATTCACGCTTCCCGATGTTGGCAAGCACGGCATCTCGTGGATCGATCGCGACACGGTGTATGTCGGGTGGGACGATAGCGCGCACAGCAAAAAGCCCGCACTGACCACGTCCGGTTTCCCGCGCCAGGCGCGCAAATGGAAGCGCGGCACCAAGCTGGCCGATGCCCCCGTGGTCTTCGAAGGCAAGCGTCGCGATGTCTCGGCGGGCGTGGATTACGATCAACTCGAAAAGCTGCATCTTGCTTCGCGCGCGACCTCATTCTTCGAGACACTGCAATACTGGCTCGATGAAACCACCGGCGAGTGGCAGCAATACGATGTCCCGCTGCACGCAGAACTGGAGCATTGGAATGGCTGGTTGTTCGTCACGCCACGCGAGTCCTACGAAGCGGGCGCCACGACCTACGCGAGCGGTTCGCTGCTCGTTATTCGCCGCGACGCATTCCTGAAAGGCGCACGCAATTTCACCGTGCTGTTCACGCCGTCGGGCCGAACCGTTCTCGCCGATATCGATTTCACGAAACACTGGCTGGTGGTGTCTCAGATGGACGATGGTTCGCCGCGCGTGGAATTGCTTGCTCCCCCGGCCGATCACGAAGGCGAATGGACCCGCCGCCATTTCGCGCTGCCGTCCGCGAGCCAGTCTTACGTGGATTCCATCGACAGCGAACGCGACGACACCGTGCTCGTTCACGTCGAACATTTCCTCACGCCGCCATCGCTTTACTACGCCGATTTCGCACAGCCGGAAAGCGAATGGCAACTGCTTGCACGCCTTCCCGCTCAATTCGATGCGACCGGACTCGTTGCTGAACGTCGGCATGCAATATCAACCGATGGCGTTGCTATCCCCTATTGGCTGATCGGTCGTGAGGCGAACGTCAAGGGTCATGAAACCGCGCCCTGCCTGCTCTACGGCTACGGCGGTTTCGAAGTCGCGCTCGACCCGCACTACGACGCGACCACGGGCATTGCATGGCTCGAGAGCGGTGGGTTGTACGCAGTCGCGAACATTCGGGGCGGCGGCGAGTTCGGGCCGGAGTGGCACCAAGCGGCGCAGCGTGAAAAGCGCCAAGTCGCCTTCGATGACTTCATCGCCATTGCAGAAGCGCTGGTGGCGTCGGGCGTGACGACATCGAAACAACTTGCCATTCGTGGCGGCAGCAACGGCGGCTTGCTGACCGGCGTCATGCTCGTCCAGCGTCCGGAACTGTTCGGCGCGGTGTTGTCCGAAGTGCCATTGCTCGACATGGCGCGGTTTCACTTGCTGCTGCAAGGCGCATCGTGGATCGATGAATACGGCGACCCCGAGGAGGCAGACGACCTGCGCTTCCTGATGACGTACTCGCCGTATCGAAACGTCAAAGCCGATGCGGTTTATCCGCCGGCGCTGTTCACGTCATCGGCGACTGATGACCGCGTGCATCCCGGTCACGCCCGCAAGATGGCCGCGCGGATGCAGGCGCTTGGGCATTATCGTGTGTGGTATTTGGAGAACCGCGACGGCGGTCACGGGGCGGGCGTGGAGGCGGAAAGCATCGCGCGGGTGGAAGCGACTGCGTTCACCTTCTTGCAGCAGATGGTAGGCGGCGCTTGA
- a CDS encoding ribose ABC transporter, with protein MDNSRLDKIALITKLWPWLFLAALLAFFEVYAQISAHRSFLFNAYNLQSIGLAAAAPLLLAIGQTFVIITAGIDLSAGFVMGLAAVCVAQFTLFGSGSPWILIVSIPLTIVVCLIPGLVNGVLIAWLGVPAFIGTLGMYGVARGAGFLAAGSGMTVSVDNAALAWLGAGWTPVVLTGVLLVIMHLLLSKTRFGQYTYAIGGNPQSAVRAGINVKRHLLMVYLIAAAFAAVGGIIYTARFAAGAANAGEPMLLDSIAAVVIGGASLFGGTGNVIGTLIGALIIAVIQFGLVFVDVNAFWQFIVVGIVIILSVLIDQYKDRLGGAQ; from the coding sequence ATGGATAACTCGCGTCTCGACAAGATCGCGCTGATTACCAAGCTATGGCCGTGGCTGTTCCTGGCCGCCCTGCTCGCCTTTTTCGAGGTGTATGCGCAGATTTCGGCTCACCGGTCGTTTCTTTTTAACGCCTACAACCTGCAATCGATTGGTCTTGCTGCCGCCGCTCCGCTGCTGCTGGCTATAGGCCAGACTTTCGTGATCATCACGGCCGGCATCGATCTGTCGGCGGGCTTCGTGATGGGACTAGCGGCCGTCTGCGTCGCGCAGTTCACGCTGTTCGGCAGCGGCTCGCCGTGGATCCTGATCGTGTCCATCCCGCTTACCATCGTGGTGTGCCTGATCCCCGGCTTGGTCAACGGCGTGCTGATCGCGTGGCTTGGCGTGCCAGCCTTTATCGGCACGCTCGGCATGTACGGTGTTGCGCGCGGTGCGGGCTTTCTCGCGGCCGGCAGCGGCATGACTGTCTCGGTGGATAACGCCGCCCTAGCCTGGCTGGGCGCCGGCTGGACGCCGGTGGTGCTGACCGGGGTGCTCCTGGTGATCATGCATCTGCTGCTCTCGAAGACGCGATTCGGCCAGTACACCTATGCGATCGGCGGTAACCCGCAGTCCGCGGTGCGTGCCGGCATCAACGTCAAACGGCACCTGCTGATGGTGTACCTGATCGCCGCCGCGTTCGCCGCGGTCGGCGGGATCATCTATACCGCGCGGTTTGCCGCAGGCGCCGCCAACGCCGGTGAGCCGATGCTGCTAGATTCGATCGCCGCGGTGGTGATCGGCGGCGCTAGCCTGTTCGGTGGGACTGGTAATGTGATCGGGACGCTGATCGGCGCGCTGATCATCGCGGTGATCCAGTTTGGACTGGTGTTCGTCGACGTCAATGCGTTCTGGCAATTCATCGTGGTGGGCATCGTCATCATCCTGTCGGTACTGATCGATCAATACAAGGACCGTCTCGGAGGTGCCCAATGA
- the ribD gene encoding bifunctional diaminohydroxyphosphoribosylaminopyrimidine deaminase/5-amino-6-(5-phosphoribosylamino)uracil reductase RibD codes for MFSQTDFSHMERALALAARGMYTTTPNPRVGCVLVKDGDVIGEGFTQPAGQDHAEIRALKDARARGHDPRGATAYVTLEPCSHFGRTPPCVHALIDARVAKVIAAMEDPNPAVSGRGLAILRDAGIDVRCGLLANEAYEMNIGFVSRMTRRRPWVRMKVAATLDGRTGLPSGESQWITGEAARADGHAWRARACAILTGIGTVREDDPQLTVRAIETPRQPQRVLIDSRLDVPLTARILEGAPPWVFCGAEPDPAKADALRERGIEFTPLTNEQGKVDLPAMLGILADRGINELHVEAGHKLNGSLLREGCVDELLIYLAPSLLGNAPGMFDFTPPDTLDARPHLRFHRIDRMGDDLRILARFAVVKTDAPTDAKPII; via the coding sequence ATGTTCTCGCAGACCGATTTTTCGCACATGGAGCGCGCGCTGGCGCTGGCCGCACGCGGCATGTACACGACGACGCCGAATCCGCGCGTCGGCTGCGTGCTGGTGAAAGATGGCGATGTGATCGGCGAAGGTTTCACGCAGCCCGCCGGTCAAGACCACGCCGAAATTCGCGCGTTGAAGGACGCGCGGGCGCGCGGGCATGATCCGCGCGGCGCCACCGCTTACGTCACGCTGGAGCCGTGCAGCCATTTCGGCCGCACGCCGCCGTGCGTGCACGCGCTGATCGACGCGCGCGTCGCCAAGGTGATTGCAGCAATGGAAGATCCGAATCCGGCTGTCTCCGGACGCGGACTGGCGATTCTCCGCGACGCGGGTATTGATGTGCGCTGCGGCCTGCTGGCCAATGAAGCGTACGAGATGAACATCGGCTTTGTGTCGCGCATGACGCGCCGCCGGCCATGGGTACGCATGAAGGTTGCGGCCACGCTGGATGGCCGCACCGGTTTGCCGAGCGGCGAAAGCCAGTGGATCACCGGCGAAGCGGCGCGGGCCGATGGTCACGCATGGCGTGCTCGCGCATGCGCCATCCTGACGGGCATTGGTACGGTGCGCGAGGACGATCCGCAACTCACCGTGCGTGCGATCGAGACGCCGCGTCAGCCGCAACGCGTGTTGATCGACAGCCGGCTGGATGTGCCGCTCACGGCCCGGATTCTGGAAGGCGCGCCGCCGTGGGTGTTTTGCGGCGCTGAGCCCGACCCCGCGAAAGCCGATGCGCTGCGTGAACGCGGTATCGAATTCACGCCTTTGACGAACGAGCAAGGCAAGGTCGATCTGCCCGCCATGCTGGGCATCCTCGCCGATCGTGGCATCAACGAACTGCACGTGGAAGCGGGCCACAAGCTCAATGGCTCGCTGCTGCGCGAGGGATGCGTCGATGAATTGCTGATCTATCTCGCACCGAGTTTGCTGGGCAACGCGCCGGGCATGTTCGATTTCACCCCGCCCGATACACTCGACGCCCGGCCGCATCTGCGGTTTCATCGCATTGACCGGATGGGTGATGACCTGCGCATTCTGGCGCGCTTCGCCGTGGTGAAGACCGACGCGCCCACGGACGCGAAACCGATTATTTAA
- a CDS encoding riboflavin synthase: MFTGIVAAVGRIEAVTPLGSATDADTGVRLTVASGGLDLADVELGDSISIQGACMTVIEKSAGSFAVDVSRESLSKTAGLSEPGDVNLEKALRAHDRLGGHLVSGHVDGLGEVTHFAPVGESHELRILASSDIGKYLAYKGSVTVNGVSLTVNTVNDQPDGCEFSINLIPHTVEVTTLRHLKAGAKVNLEIDLIARYVERILSTSQDSHQAAR; this comes from the coding sequence ATGTTCACAGGAATTGTCGCGGCGGTCGGCCGCATTGAAGCCGTTACGCCGTTGGGTTCAGCCACCGATGCCGATACCGGCGTGCGCCTCACGGTTGCGTCCGGCGGCCTGGATCTCGCGGATGTCGAGCTCGGCGACAGCATCTCGATCCAGGGCGCGTGCATGACGGTGATCGAGAAATCGGCTGGGTCGTTTGCCGTGGATGTATCGCGCGAAAGCCTTAGCAAGACGGCAGGCTTGTCCGAACCCGGCGATGTAAACCTGGAGAAGGCGCTGCGTGCGCACGACCGGCTGGGCGGGCACCTGGTATCGGGACATGTGGATGGGCTGGGCGAAGTGACGCATTTCGCACCCGTTGGCGAGTCGCATGAGCTGCGGATTCTCGCGTCGAGCGATATCGGCAAGTATCTGGCCTATAAGGGCTCGGTGACAGTGAACGGCGTGAGCCTGACGGTGAATACCGTGAACGACCAACCGGATGGCTGCGAATTCTCGATCAACCTTATCCCACATACGGTGGAAGTGACGACGCTGCGGCATTTGAAGGCCGGCGCGAAGGTCAATCTGGAGATCGATCTGATCGCGCGGTACGTGGAGCGGATCTTGTCGACATCTCAGGATAGCCATCAGGCCGCACGCTGA